The following are encoded together in the Salinibacterium sp. UTAS2018 genome:
- a CDS encoding CDP-alcohol phosphatidyltransferase family protein → MSPHTPSQPTARPTSIAQLREVTQPPEVRLRANAEHWTASLYLRDLSPYLTWMLLKTSISANGVTGLMILTGWLTAAALLIPGFTGAALALFLGQMQMLVDCSDGEVARWRNTRSPAGVFLDKVGHYSTEALIPIALGIRAAGWPLDFPADFAWTTAGFALALIIVLNKALNDMVHVARANAGLDKLSDRKGEAEPSHSLVATLRRAARFVPFHRLYHSVELTMIAFATAIIALFVPAMAAERTVLLILLPLALLALGGHFVAIMASKRVRS, encoded by the coding sequence AGTAACGCAGCCGCCAGAGGTGCGACTTCGCGCCAACGCCGAGCACTGGACCGCGTCGCTCTATCTTCGCGATCTCTCGCCTTATCTAACCTGGATGCTCCTTAAGACATCGATCAGTGCCAACGGTGTTACCGGGCTCATGATTCTCACGGGATGGCTCACTGCCGCAGCACTGCTGATCCCCGGGTTCACCGGAGCGGCTCTGGCGCTGTTTCTTGGCCAAATGCAGATGCTCGTGGACTGCAGCGATGGAGAAGTAGCTCGCTGGCGCAACACCCGTTCGCCCGCCGGTGTCTTTCTCGACAAGGTCGGGCACTACAGTACCGAAGCTCTTATCCCGATCGCTCTCGGCATCCGCGCCGCTGGTTGGCCTCTCGATTTCCCCGCAGATTTCGCGTGGACAACAGCCGGCTTTGCGCTCGCCCTCATCATCGTCCTGAACAAAGCGCTCAACGATATGGTGCACGTCGCGCGCGCCAATGCCGGGCTCGACAAGCTCAGCGATCGCAAGGGCGAGGCCGAACCAAGTCACAGCCTCGTCGCTACGCTGCGCCGGGCCGCACGATTCGTTCCGTTCCACCGGCTCTATCACTCGGTTGAACTCACCATGATCGCCTTCGCCACCGCCATCATCGCGCTCTTCGTCCCTGCGATGGCGGCAGAACGCACGGTGCTGCTCATTCTGCTTCCGCTGGCACTCCTCGCACTCGGCGGACACTTCGTGGCCATCATGGCCTCCAAACGCGTCCGCTCATGA
- a CDS encoding glycosyltransferase family 2 protein — MTHRVGIVSLTQGKRPVDLARGLASLDAQEGVELDVIVVGNGWQPSGLPDDVRGLHLEVNLGIPAGRNRGVEHVQGDWIFFLDDDASIPSPTFLSDAIAIMQADPSIGLVQPRVEDAEGKENPRRWIPRIRKGDPAHSSDVFSAWEGAVLMPRALFDQIGGWGDPYFYAHEGIELAWRVWGAGKRAWYAGNLVANHPAIDPARHSYYYRLNARNRVWLAKRNLPVLLVPVYVASWTAVQLLRAARNPVGMRAWWGGWIAGWRENPGGRRSMGWATVGRMARAGRPPVI; from the coding sequence ATGACCCACCGCGTCGGCATTGTTTCGCTCACTCAGGGCAAGCGCCCCGTCGATCTAGCCCGAGGGCTCGCCTCGCTCGATGCCCAAGAGGGTGTCGAGCTCGACGTGATCGTCGTCGGCAATGGCTGGCAGCCCAGCGGACTTCCGGATGACGTGCGAGGCCTCCACCTCGAAGTCAACCTGGGCATCCCCGCCGGCCGTAATCGCGGCGTCGAGCACGTTCAGGGTGACTGGATTTTCTTCCTCGACGACGACGCCAGCATCCCGTCGCCGACCTTTCTCAGCGACGCGATCGCGATAATGCAGGCTGATCCCAGTATCGGACTCGTGCAGCCGCGGGTCGAAGACGCCGAGGGCAAAGAGAACCCGCGACGGTGGATTCCGCGCATTCGCAAAGGCGACCCCGCACACTCCAGCGACGTTTTTTCAGCGTGGGAGGGTGCCGTGCTCATGCCCCGTGCGCTCTTCGACCAAATCGGTGGCTGGGGCGACCCGTACTTCTATGCCCACGAAGGCATAGAGCTCGCGTGGCGCGTCTGGGGAGCCGGCAAGCGGGCATGGTACGCCGGAAACCTTGTGGCGAATCATCCGGCCATCGACCCGGCCCGTCACAGTTACTACTACCGCCTCAACGCTCGCAATCGCGTGTGGCTCGCTAAGCGCAACCTGCCCGTGTTGCTCGTTCCCGTCTATGTGGCCAGCTGGACTGCAGTTCAGTTGCTGCGCGCCGCAAGGAATCCCGTGGGCATGCGTGCCTGGTGGGGTGGCTGGATTGCTGGTTGGCGTGAAAACCCCGGTGGGCGCCGCAGTATGGGGTGGGCAACAGTGGGGCGGATGGCGCGTGCCGGTCGCCCTCCCGTGATCTAG